From a region of the Chondrinema litorale genome:
- a CDS encoding winged helix-turn-helix transcriptional regulator, which translates to MPEFFHDKKLYYTPIEFAISHIGGTWKMPILWRLQNSPQRFSELKNDIPHITDKMLTSQLRELESKGMINRKVYAVVPPKVEYTLTEKGKKAIPVIEIIMKYGYELIKENGIDFPPENKK; encoded by the coding sequence ATGCCAGAGTTCTTTCATGATAAAAAACTTTATTATACTCCAATAGAATTTGCAATTAGCCACATAGGAGGTACTTGGAAGATGCCCATCTTATGGAGATTACAAAACAGCCCGCAACGCTTTAGCGAGTTAAAAAATGATATCCCCCATATTACAGACAAAATGCTTACTAGCCAGCTAAGAGAACTAGAAAGTAAAGGAATGATTAACCGGAAAGTATATGCAGTAGTACCACCTAAAGTAGAATACACTTTAACAGAAAAAGGTAAGAAAGCAATTCCTGTTATTGAAATAATTATGAAGTATGGCTATGAATTAATCAAAGAAAATGGGATTGATTTCCCTCCTGAAAATAAGAAATAA
- a CDS encoding LytR/AlgR family response regulator transcription factor — translation MKVLIVEDENLACERLADLVKQYDEQIEIVGFCDTIKDTVDFFARGGHVDLVFMDIQLADGKSFEIFEKVDLDTPVIFTTTYESYMLKAFKTNSIDYLLKPINYLELKMAIDKFKKLWLKKEQLVTANGEDIHDFSGFDYQKLLLAIGNKDEKYKKRFLVKVGDKFKFVPVENIGCFYAEGKVVYLLEKNNAKRYIVDYTLEELESEYLNPKRFYRINRKFIIHIDDIQEIRNYVNSRLKVFIDTPCKYDLIVSREKVLDFKNWIDN, via the coding sequence ATGAAAGTATTAATAGTTGAAGATGAAAATCTAGCTTGTGAAAGACTTGCTGACTTAGTAAAACAATACGACGAACAAATAGAAATTGTAGGTTTTTGTGATACAATCAAAGATACAGTTGATTTTTTTGCGAGGGGAGGCCATGTCGATTTGGTGTTTATGGATATTCAACTGGCTGATGGCAAAAGCTTTGAAATTTTTGAAAAGGTTGATTTAGATACACCAGTAATTTTCACTACAACTTATGAGAGCTATATGTTAAAAGCTTTCAAAACCAATAGCATCGATTACTTATTAAAGCCTATTAATTATTTAGAATTAAAAATGGCTATTGACAAGTTTAAAAAGCTATGGCTTAAAAAGGAGCAATTGGTTACAGCCAATGGAGAGGATATTCATGATTTTTCTGGCTTTGATTATCAAAAACTATTGCTTGCAATTGGCAACAAAGACGAGAAGTACAAAAAGCGATTTTTAGTAAAAGTAGGGGATAAGTTTAAGTTTGTGCCAGTTGAAAACATTGGTTGTTTTTATGCAGAGGGTAAAGTAGTTTATTTGTTAGAAAAAAATAATGCTAAAAGATATATTGTAGATTACACATTGGAAGAACTTGAATCTGAGTACTTAAACCCAAAAAGATTCTATAGAATAAACCGAAAGTTTATTATTCATATTGATGATATCCAAGAAATCAGAAATTATGTAAACAGCCGGCTAAAGGTGTTTATCGATACTCCTTGCAAGTATGATTTAATTGTAAGCAGAGAAAAAGTATTAGATTTTAAGAACTGGATAGATAATTAG